From Oryza brachyantha chromosome 9, ObraRS2, whole genome shotgun sequence, a single genomic window includes:
- the LOC102707995 gene encoding leucine-rich repeat extensin-like protein 3, with protein sequence MSGCPFPSVNLSCDNTSCNLFCCHPNKDHPHQNDAAAGKPPPQPEPPLKPPPQQIIPPAPPTSHEEPPLKQSAATMPVIVVQPPPAADHHQRHPPPRRPTAPGTGEDDDGSQYPPQVPPHTPPAAAPARRAPPPPAAAAPEPALPSPWEKPPPPPAHDQFMGAAIPYDGGGYGEKQYAAAARTVPPHRCVPPQGDDPAVTGAGAGTWRVLR encoded by the coding sequence ATGTCAGGATGCCCATTCCCATCGGTGAACCTCTCCTGCGACAACACCTCCTGCAACTTGTTCTGCTGCCACCCCAACAAAGACCACCCTCACCAgaacgacgccgccgccggcaaacCGCCACCGCAGCCTGAGCCACCTctgaagccgccgccgcagcaaaTCAtaccaccggcgccgccgacgtcgcatGAGGAACCACCCCTCAAACAGTCAGCAGCGACGATGCCGGTTATAGTAGTGCAACCCCCGCCGGCAGCTGACCACCATCAGCGGCACCCGCCGCCACGTCGTCCCACGGCGCCGGGCAccggagaagacgacgacggcagccAATATCCTCCTCAGGTGCCGCCCCATACGCCGCCGGCAGCTGCTCCTGCTCgtcgtgctcctcctcctcctgctgctgctgcgccggagccggcgctGCCGTCGCCTTGGGAgaagcctccgccgccgccagctcatGATCAATTCATGGGAGCAGCCATCCcgtacgacggcggcggctacggGGAGAAGCAatacgcggcggcggcaagaacAGTGCCTCCTCATCGTTGCGTGCCCCCACAAGGCGACGACCCCGccgtcaccggcgccggcgccggtacGTGGCGCGTCCTCCGGTGA